The Vicia villosa cultivar HV-30 ecotype Madison, WI linkage group LG1, Vvil1.0, whole genome shotgun sequence genome includes a region encoding these proteins:
- the LOC131644700 gene encoding uncharacterized protein LOC131644700, which produces MAMAASGTLTLSQFPLQKPLPFPKTKPATTRISIRAMSGENSSPSVTTTQQEPPSSVSISPPPNFKPPEPKRFIIRPDKRLEILGASLSLFFRLATGVFASGYSFSFVSQDEVPSDEYAFRLSGITVKETSKLGARPEKPIEIYEFESCPFCRKVREIVAVLDLDVLFYPCPRNSPNFRPKVLQMGGKQQFPYMVDPNTGVSMYESDEIIRYLVGTYGDGNIPLTLSLGFLTSLTCGLAMLGRITKGTTYTPAILPPKPLKLWAYEGSPFCKIVREVLVELELPHLLINCARGSPKRNILYQKKGHFQVPFLEDPNTGIEMFESAEIIEYIRATYTL; this is translated from the exons ATGGCCATGGCTGCATCAGGAACTCTAACTCTCTCCCAATTCCCACTCCAAAAACCTCTCCCattccccaaaaccaaaccagCAACTACCAGAATTTCCATTAGAGCCATGTCAGGAGAAAATTCTTCACCTTCTGTTACCACCACACAACAAGAACCACCGTCATCAGTCTCGATTTCTCCTCCTCCCAATTTCAAACCTCCAGAACCCAAACGCTTTATAATTAGACCTGACAAGAGGCTTGAAATCCTCGGAGCTTCGCTTTCCTTGTTCTTTCGCCTTGCTACTGGAGTTTTTGCCTCTGG GTATTCTTTCTCGTTTGTTTCACAGGATGAAGTTCCATCAGATGAATATGCTTTCCGACTTTCTG GCATTACAGTAAAAGAAACATCAAAGCTAGGCGCTCGACCAGAGAAGCCCATTGAAATATACGAATTTGAAAG CTGCCCATTTTGTCGGAAG GTTAGAGAAATAGTTGCTGTTTTGGACCTTGATGTTCTTTTCTATCCTTGCCCGAGAAACAGCCCAAATTTTCGTCCGAAGGTTCTTCAGATGGGTGGTAAACAGCAGTTTCCTTACATG GTTGACCCAAACACTGGTGTTTCGATGTATGAATCAGATGAAATAATTCGGTATTTGGTTGGCACATATG GCGATGGAAACATTCCTCTCACTTTATCACTCGGATTTTTAACG TCATTGACTTGTGGTCTTGCTATGCTTGGTCGTATTACAAAG GGAACAACATATACTCCAGCAATATTACCACCAAAGCCACTGAAGTTATGGGCGTATGAG GGGTCTCCTTTCTGCAAAATCGTTCGGGAAGTTCTTGTGGAATTGGAGCTACCACATTTGCTTATCAA CTGTGCTAGGGGTAGCCCAAAAAGAAATATACTATATCAGAAAAAGGGACATTTCCAG GTACCTTTTCTGGAAGATCCAAACACTGGAATAGAAATGTTTGAGAGTGCGGAAATTATAGAGTACATTAGAGCAACTTACACTCTTTAG
- the LOC131644701 gene encoding alpha carbonic anhydrase 1, chloroplastic-like isoform X2 produces the protein MALHFYLSVLSIAALALCSSADYSSVNFSYIGPNGPEKWGSLSPAYAACSNGKIQSPVDLVYSDIVLNNQLESLDRNYIPTNATLVNNQFNIGVHFEGKVGDIHINGKNYSLKQLHWHAPAEHRAHGRIHDAELHLVHLTEDNNNIAVVASLYNLGDPDPLISKIEDKLNELENQSHEGNKNAKIALGTFDVEEINKKIHRYYRYVGSLTTPPCTEGVIWNIVGKVRTLSKKQLELLKAPLSVDFFHNARPLQPLNGRKIEMYHYHPNQKHGTQTP, from the exons ATGGCTTTGCATTTTTACCTCTCAGTTCTTTCTATTGCAGCTTTGGCTCTGTGCAGTTCAGCAGATTACA GTTCTGTTAATTTTAGTTATATTGGTCCAAATGGTCCTGAGAAATGGGGGAGTTTGAGTCCAGCTTATGCAGCATGTTCAAATGGGAAAATTCAAAGTCCTGTGGATCTTGTGTACTCAGATATTGTTTTGAACAATCAATTGGAATCGTTAGATAGAAACTATATTCCAACAAATGCTACACTGGTTAACAACCAATTCAATATTGGG GTGCATTTTGAAGGAAAAGTGGGAGATATTCATATTAATGGGAAAAATTACTCATTAAAACAACTTCACTGGCATGCTCCTGCAGAGCACCGGGCTCATGGCCGTAT ACATGATGCAGAGCTCCACTTAGTTCACCTAACTGAAGACAACAACAACATAGCAGTTGTGGCATCACTCTACAATTTGGGTGATCCTGATCCTCTTATCTCCAAG ATTGAAGACAAGCTGAATGAGCTAGAAAATCAGAGCCATGAAGGaaacaaaaatgccaaaattgccCTTGGCACATTTGATGtagaagaaataaataaaaagatccATAGATATTATAGATATGTTGGATCTCTCACTACACCTCCATGCACAGAAGGTGTCATTTGGAACATCGTCGGAAAG GTGAGAACACTGTCCAAGAAACAACTTGAACTTCTAAAGGCACCATTGAGTGTGGATTTTTTCCATAATGCAAGGCCACTTCAACCATTGAATGGTCGCAAAATTGAGATGTATCACTATCACCCTAACCAAAAGCATGGGACTCAAACACCTTGA
- the LOC131660237 gene encoding glycosylinositol phosphorylceramide mannosyl transferase 1-like — protein MIPHNPNHLHPLIPPLITTRTATNPSIPKSLPPSHSAINCPRLDSLRFDINKEDSLNNRFKEITDLETDVVFSIDDDVIFPCSSVEFAFDVWQSAPDAMVGFVPRVHWVDSLTTSLDMVDGGLCGGRVHIAWCSPRQHSFTKSISVSTQMRCHHRFENMNCEDIAMSFLVANAIGAPPLWVKGKIYEIGLTGINSLGGHSIRRSECVNIFTAEFGRMPLDTSLPLGKNILLESAVYY, from the exons ATGATTCCTCACAATCCAAACCACCTCCACCCTCTGATTCCACCACTCATCACAACCCGAACCGCCACCAATCCATCAATTCCCAAATCACTGCCACCGTCCCATTCCGCCATCAATTGTCCTCGACTTGATTCA CTGAGGTTTGATATCAACAAAGAAGACAGTTTGAACAACAGATTTAAAGAAATTACAGATTTGGAGACTGATGTTGTCTTTTCTATTGACGATGATGTCATATTTCCTTGCTCTTCGGTTGAATTTGCATTTGATGTTTGGCAAAGTGCGCCAGATGCAATGGTGGGGTTTGTACCTCGTGTACATTGGGTGGATTCATTG ACAACAAGTTTAGATATGGTGGATGGTGGTTTGTGTGGTGGACGGGTACATATAGCATGGTGCTCTCCAAGGCAGCATTCTTTCACAAAAAGTATTTCAGTCTCTACACAAATGAGATGCCATCATCGATTTGAGAATAT GAATTGTGAAGATATTGCAATGTCTTTTCTTGTCGCAAATGCAATTGGTGCACCCCCTTTATGGGTTAAAG GCAAAATATATGAGATTGGATTGACAGGAATTAATAGTTTGGGAGGTCATAGTATACGAAGATCAGAGTGTGTCAACATATTTACCGCCGAGTTTGGGCGGATGCCCTTG GATACATCACTTCCACTAGGAAAAAACATCCTCTTGGAGAGTGCAGTCTACTACTAG